The following are encoded in a window of Pseudomonas sp. St316 genomic DNA:
- a CDS encoding YqfO family protein has translation MYKLCFFVPASHVDVVKSAVFAAGGGRIGDYDHCAWQVLGLGQFRPLDGSQPFMGEAGQVEQVEEWKVELVVADELIREVVAALKQSHPYETPAYEVWRLEDF, from the coding sequence GTGTACAAACTCTGCTTCTTCGTTCCGGCCAGCCACGTGGACGTGGTCAAAAGCGCCGTATTCGCTGCCGGTGGTGGGCGAATCGGCGACTATGACCACTGCGCCTGGCAAGTGTTGGGCCTGGGCCAGTTTCGCCCGTTGGACGGCAGCCAGCCGTTCATGGGCGAGGCGGGGCAGGTCGAGCAGGTCGAGGAATGGAAGGTGGAGCTGGTCGTTGCCGATGAGTTGATTCGTGAGGTGGTGGCGGCGTTGAAGCAGAGCCATCCCTACGAGACGCCGGCGTATGAAGTGTGGCGGTTGGAGGATTTTTGA
- the nagE gene encoding N-acetylglucosamine-specific PTS transporter subunit IIBC, which translates to MYQHFIEGLQRLGRALMLPIAILPIAGLLLRLGDTDLLNIAIIHDAGQAIFANLAMIFAIGIAVGFARDNNGTAGLAGAIGYLVMIATLKVLDASINMGMLAGIISGLLAGALYNRFKDIKLPEYLAFFGGRRFVPIVTGFSAVGLGVVFGLIWPPVQQGINSFGALLMESGSFGAFVFGVFNRLLIVTGLHHILNNMAWFIFGSFTDPQTGAVVTGDLTRYFAGDPNGGQFMTGMFPVMLFGLPAACLAMYRNALPQRRKVMGGILLSMALTSFLTGVTEPVEFAFMFLAPLLFLLHALLTGLSMAITDWLNIRLGFTFSGGFIDMVLGWGKSSNGWLVIPVGLAYAVIYYAVFDFCIRRFDLKTPGREEVPAGDKPVIAQNQRAAAYVQALGGADNLITVGACTTRLRLDMVDRNKASDAQLKALGAMAVVRPGNGGSLQVVVGPMADSIADEIRLAMPSSDRPVIAPVAAAVEPTTATVVSGAQAQQWLDALGGGGNVLQLDCVAMSRLRVRLADGKGLSESALKALGCQGVSPLEGGVWHLLLGEKAPGLWQALEAVVLSRQAEVKA; encoded by the coding sequence ATGTACCAGCATTTCATCGAAGGGCTGCAACGCCTCGGCCGGGCACTGATGCTGCCCATCGCGATCCTGCCCATCGCCGGCCTGTTGCTGCGCCTGGGCGACACCGACCTGTTGAACATCGCCATCATCCACGATGCCGGCCAGGCGATTTTCGCCAACCTGGCGATGATCTTCGCCATCGGCATCGCCGTGGGCTTCGCCCGGGACAATAACGGTACGGCGGGGTTGGCCGGGGCCATCGGTTATCTGGTGATGATCGCCACCCTGAAGGTGCTCGATGCCAGCATCAACATGGGCATGCTCGCCGGGATCATCAGCGGCCTGCTGGCCGGCGCGTTATATAACCGCTTCAAGGACATCAAGCTGCCGGAGTACCTGGCGTTCTTTGGCGGCCGGCGCTTCGTGCCGATTGTCACCGGTTTCAGCGCCGTAGGCCTTGGCGTGGTGTTCGGCCTGATCTGGCCACCGGTCCAGCAGGGCATCAACAGTTTCGGCGCCCTGCTGATGGAAAGTGGCAGTTTCGGAGCCTTCGTGTTCGGCGTGTTCAACCGGCTGCTGATCGTCACCGGCCTGCACCACATCCTCAACAACATGGCGTGGTTTATCTTCGGCAGCTTCACCGATCCACAAACCGGCGCGGTGGTCACCGGCGACCTGACCCGCTACTTTGCCGGTGACCCCAATGGCGGCCAGTTCATGACCGGCATGTTCCCGGTGATGCTCTTCGGCCTGCCCGCCGCATGCCTGGCGATGTACCGCAATGCCCTGCCCCAGCGGCGCAAGGTGATGGGCGGGATTTTGCTGTCCATGGCGCTGACGTCGTTTCTTACCGGGGTCACCGAACCGGTGGAATTCGCCTTCATGTTCCTCGCGCCGTTGTTGTTCCTGCTGCATGCCTTGCTCACCGGCTTGTCGATGGCGATCACCGACTGGCTGAACATTCGCCTGGGCTTTACGTTCTCCGGCGGTTTCATCGACATGGTCCTGGGTTGGGGCAAGTCCAGTAACGGTTGGCTGGTGATACCGGTGGGCCTGGCCTATGCGGTGATCTATTACGCGGTGTTCGACTTCTGCATCCGCCGTTTCGACCTCAAGACCCCAGGGCGTGAAGAAGTGCCGGCCGGGGACAAACCCGTCATCGCCCAGAACCAGCGAGCCGCGGCCTACGTCCAGGCCTTGGGTGGCGCAGACAATCTGATCACCGTCGGCGCCTGTACCACACGGCTGCGCCTGGACATGGTGGATCGCAACAAGGCATCCGACGCGCAGCTCAAGGCTTTGGGTGCCATGGCCGTGGTCCGCCCCGGAAACGGTGGAAGCTTGCAGGTGGTGGTCGGGCCGATGGCCGACAGCATTGCCGACGAAATCCGCCTGGCAATGCCCTCCTCCGACCGCCCTGTCATTGCACCCGTGGCCGCTGCGGTTGAACCGACTACAGCGACCGTCGTGTCCGGGGCCCAAGCGCAACAATGGCTGGATGCGCTGGGTGGCGGTGGCAATGTGTTGCAACTCGATTGCGTGGCGATGAGCCGGTTGCGGGTGCGCCTGGCCGACGGCAAAGGGTTGTCGGAAAGCGCTCTCAAGGCGCTGGGGTGCCAGGGGGTTAGCCCATTGGAGGGTGGCGTCTGGCACTTGCTGCTTGGGGAGAAAGCGCCGGGGTTGTGGCAGGCGTTGGAGGCGGTGGTGCTGAGTCGTCAGGCAGAGGTGAAAGCTTAG
- the ptsP gene encoding phosphoenolpyruvate--protein phosphotransferase encodes MPNKNKELILSAPLSGPVLTLANVPDAVFASGAMGDGIAIDPLNDTLYAPCAGEVIHVARSGHAVTLRADNGAELLLHLGLDTVELQGEGFSMLVKEGARVSNGQPLLRYDLDKVALRCKSLVSLLVITNGEHFQARPITLKGVKVGEPLLHVVAKTPGETQDEDQDSGLEVFGQVRIAHRGGLHARPAALIRRTAQGFKSRSQLHFAGQSASCDSVMGMMGLAITEQAEVHVSCRGSDAEAALQALLKTLSTTLVEEAHAVAPPVRAHNRSAEDGVLHGVCAAPGLVAGPLVRLNGIQLPEDAGNHNAEEQRQRLNSALEHVRRQIQLTLENAKTRRHRDEEAIFSAHLALLEDPILLDAAHLAIDQGSAAPHAWSRSIDLQCQVLQQLGSPLLAERANDLRDLRQRVLRELLGEAWQFDVPTGAIVAALELTPSELLQLCAQGVAGVCTAEGGATSHVAILARGKGLPCLVALGDALLVQTPGQSVVLDADGDRLELAPTAERLAQVQQEQLRRTTQRAQQQALAHTPAHTRDGVNIEVAANVASSGDAAQALASGADGVGLLRTEFLFVDRHTAPDEEEQRQAYQAVLDAMGGKPVIIRTIDVGGDKQLDYLPLPAEANPVLGLRGIRLAQLRPDLLDQQLRALLNTRPLECCRILLPMVTEVDELLHIRQRLDALGAELGLSERPQLGVMIEVPAAALLAEQLAEHADFLSIGTNDLSQYTLAMDRDHAGLAARVDALHPALLRLIAQTCAGAAKHGRWVGVCGALACDPLATPVLIGLGVRELSVSAPQIAEIKARVRQLDTVKCACLSAELLNLGSAAAVRRACHQHWPLG; translated from the coding sequence ATGCCCAACAAGAATAAAGAGCTGATCCTCAGCGCCCCGCTCAGCGGCCCGGTGCTCACCCTCGCCAACGTTCCGGACGCGGTGTTCGCCAGTGGCGCGATGGGCGACGGAATCGCCATCGACCCGCTGAACGACACCCTCTACGCGCCCTGCGCCGGCGAAGTGATCCACGTCGCCCGCAGCGGCCACGCCGTGACCTTGCGCGCCGACAACGGTGCCGAACTGCTGCTGCACCTGGGCCTGGATACGGTCGAGCTGCAAGGCGAGGGGTTTTCCATGCTGGTCAAGGAAGGGGCGCGGGTCAGCAACGGCCAGCCACTGCTGCGTTATGACCTGGACAAAGTGGCCCTGCGCTGCAAGAGCCTGGTCAGCCTGCTGGTCATCACCAACGGCGAGCACTTCCAGGCGCGGCCCATCACCCTCAAAGGGGTGAAGGTCGGCGAGCCGCTGTTGCATGTCGTCGCCAAGACCCCGGGTGAAACACAAGACGAAGACCAGGACAGTGGCCTGGAAGTCTTCGGCCAGGTCCGCATCGCCCATCGCGGCGGTCTGCATGCCCGCCCGGCGGCGTTGATTCGCCGGACCGCCCAAGGCTTCAAGAGCCGTTCGCAGCTGCATTTCGCTGGTCAGTCGGCGTCCTGCGACAGCGTGATGGGAATGATGGGCCTGGCCATCACCGAGCAGGCAGAGGTGCACGTCAGTTGCCGGGGCAGCGATGCCGAGGCAGCGTTGCAAGCCCTGCTGAAGACGTTATCCACAACCCTGGTTGAGGAAGCCCATGCCGTGGCGCCGCCGGTCAGGGCACACAACCGTAGCGCTGAAGACGGCGTGCTGCACGGTGTATGTGCGGCCCCCGGCCTGGTGGCCGGGCCGCTGGTTCGCTTGAATGGCATTCAACTGCCCGAGGACGCTGGCAACCACAACGCCGAAGAACAACGGCAGCGGCTCAACAGTGCCTTGGAGCACGTCCGTCGCCAAATCCAGCTCACCCTGGAAAACGCCAAGACCCGCCGCCATCGCGACGAAGAAGCGATTTTCAGCGCCCATCTGGCACTGCTGGAAGACCCGATCTTGCTTGACGCCGCGCACCTTGCCATCGATCAGGGCAGTGCCGCGCCTCACGCCTGGAGCCGCTCCATCGACTTGCAATGCCAGGTGCTGCAGCAACTGGGCAGTCCGCTGCTGGCTGAGCGTGCCAATGATTTACGCGATCTGCGCCAGCGGGTCTTGCGCGAGCTGTTGGGCGAGGCCTGGCAATTCGACGTGCCCACGGGCGCCATCGTCGCGGCGCTGGAACTGACACCGTCGGAACTGCTGCAACTCTGCGCCCAAGGCGTGGCCGGCGTATGCACGGCCGAGGGTGGCGCAACCTCTCACGTGGCAATCCTGGCCCGTGGCAAAGGCCTACCGTGCCTGGTGGCGCTGGGCGACGCACTGCTGGTACAGACGCCGGGGCAATCGGTGGTGCTGGATGCCGACGGCGACCGCCTCGAACTCGCGCCAACCGCCGAGCGCCTGGCCCAGGTGCAACAAGAACAACTGCGGCGAACAACCCAACGCGCCCAACAACAGGCCCTCGCCCACACACCGGCGCACACCCGCGATGGCGTGAATATAGAAGTGGCGGCCAATGTCGCCTCCAGCGGCGATGCGGCCCAGGCGTTGGCAAGCGGTGCCGACGGCGTTGGCTTGTTGCGCACTGAATTCCTCTTCGTCGACCGTCACACCGCACCCGACGAAGAGGAACAGCGCCAGGCCTATCAAGCCGTACTCGATGCCATGGGCGGCAAGCCGGTGATCATCCGCACCATCGATGTGGGCGGCGACAAGCAGTTGGATTATTTGCCACTGCCGGCCGAAGCCAACCCGGTGCTGGGCCTGCGCGGCATTCGCCTGGCCCAGCTGCGGCCGGATCTGCTCGACCAGCAACTGCGAGCCTTGCTGAACACCCGTCCGCTGGAGTGCTGCCGGATCCTGTTGCCGATGGTGACCGAGGTCGACGAACTGCTGCACATCCGCCAACGCCTCGATGCCCTGGGCGCGGAACTGGGCCTGAGCGAACGCCCGCAACTGGGGGTGATGATCGAAGTGCCGGCGGCCGCGTTGCTGGCCGAACAATTGGCCGAACACGCGGATTTCCTCTCCATTGGCACCAACGATCTCTCGCAATACACCCTCGCCATGGACCGCGACCACGCCGGCCTCGCCGCCCGGGTCGATGCCCTGCACCCGGCACTGCTGCGGCTGATCGCCCAGACCTGCGCCGGCGCGGCGAAACATGGGCGCTGGGTCGGCGTGTGTGGCGCCCTGGCTTGCGACCCTTTGGCCACGCCGGTGCTGATCGGGCTGGGCGTACGGGAACTGTCGGTCAGCGCGCCGCAGATCGCTGAAATCAAGGCGCGGGTGCGCCAGCTCGACACCGTCAAGTGCGCTTGCCTCAGCGCCGAGCTGCTGAACCTGGGCAGTGCCGCAGCCGTGCGCCGCGCCTGTCATCAACACTGGCCCCTGGGCTGA
- a CDS encoding SIS domain-containing protein produces the protein MTCKMLEEALTAFEAVERQLQQLDPALVEIAGRLRRQPPQVAMTVARGSSDHAASYFAYLTMQQLGIPVASLPMSVVTMQQAPLKVSGQVAFAFSQSGQSPDLVNSLRLLRKRGALSVALVNAADSPLEAACEFSVPLCAGVESSVAATKSFIATLSASARLVAHWKDDAELLEAGHTLPDGLRDAARQDWGIAVEALRDCQRLMVIGRGAGFAIAQEAALKFKETSAIQAEAFSSAEVRHGPMALIDADYPLLVFAPRGAEQAGVLSLAADMRQRGARVLLAAPDDIAERDLTLTRAEHPALDPILAIQSFYGMAASLAVARGLDPDQPRHLSKVTRTH, from the coding sequence TTGACTTGCAAAATGCTTGAAGAGGCCCTGACCGCTTTCGAAGCCGTCGAGCGTCAGTTGCAACAGTTGGACCCGGCGCTGGTGGAAATCGCCGGACGCTTGCGCCGTCAGCCACCGCAAGTGGCGATGACCGTTGCCCGTGGCAGCTCCGACCACGCGGCCAGCTACTTCGCCTACCTGACCATGCAGCAACTGGGCATCCCGGTGGCCTCGCTGCCAATGTCGGTGGTGACCATGCAGCAGGCGCCGCTCAAGGTCAGCGGCCAGGTGGCCTTTGCATTTTCCCAGTCGGGACAGAGTCCGGACCTGGTCAACAGTCTGCGCCTGCTGCGCAAGCGTGGCGCCTTGAGCGTGGCCTTGGTCAACGCCGCCGACTCGCCCCTGGAAGCGGCGTGTGAATTCAGCGTGCCGTTGTGCGCCGGCGTCGAAAGCAGCGTCGCCGCCACCAAGAGTTTCATCGCCACCCTCAGCGCCAGCGCACGGCTGGTGGCCCACTGGAAGGACGACGCGGAGTTGCTCGAAGCGGGTCATACCCTGCCCGACGGTTTGCGCGATGCCGCCCGTCAGGATTGGGGCATTGCCGTCGAAGCCCTGCGCGACTGTCAGCGGCTGATGGTGATCGGCCGGGGCGCCGGGTTCGCCATCGCCCAGGAAGCGGCGCTCAAGTTCAAGGAAACCTCGGCGATCCAGGCCGAAGCGTTCAGCAGCGCCGAAGTCCGCCACGGGCCGATGGCGCTGATCGATGCCGATTACCCGCTGCTGGTGTTCGCCCCACGCGGTGCCGAGCAGGCCGGGGTGTTGAGCCTGGCCGCGGACATGCGCCAGCGCGGTGCCCGGGTATTGCTGGCGGCACCGGATGACATCGCCGAACGCGACCTGACGTTGACCCGCGCCGAACACCCGGCCCTGGACCCGATCCTGGCGATCCAGAGCTTCTACGGCATGGCCGCGAGCCTGGCCGTGGCCCGAGGCCTGGACCCGGACCAACCCAGGCACTTGAGCAAGGTCACCCGTACGCACTGA